CGAAGTGGGCGCCGAAGCGCGCGCGGCCGAATCGGCCAGTCCAAGCCGCTCGCCCAGGCTCCAATCCCTGGTCGATCAGGCGGTGCGAAAAACGTTCGAGAAATTCGCGGAGAAGAACCTGCAGGCGGATCAACTGGCTGTTACGCTTGTCGATCTGCGCGATTCGACCCGGCCCACACAGGCGAGCTATCGAGGCCATGTCCAGATTTATCCGGCGAGCGTCGTCAAACTGTTTTACATGGCGGCGGTTCACCGCTGGCTGGAGGACGGCAGAATTCAAGAGACGGACGAAGTCCGCCGCGCCCTGCGGGACATGATTGTCGATTCCGGCAATGAACCCACGCATTACCTGGTCGATTTGTTGACGGGCACGACGAGCGGCCCGGAGCTGGCCGCGGACGAGTTGGAGGCCTGGCTTCACCAACGAAACGCCGTGAACCGCTACTTCGCTTCTCTCGGCTACACAAACATCAATGTGAACCGCAAACCCTGGTGCGAAGGCCCGTATGGGCGCGAAATGCAGTCCGTGAAATTGCACGCGCCGAATCACCGCAACTGGCTGACCACCGACGCCACCGCGCGCCTACTGACGGAGATCGCCACCGGCAAAGCCATCTCCGGGCAACGCTCGGCGGAAATGATGAAGCTGCTCGCGCGCAGTCCGTTCGCCGCCGACAAGAAGACTGAC
The nucleotide sequence above comes from Verrucomicrobiota bacterium. Encoded proteins:
- a CDS encoding serine hydrolase; the protein is MNTLPCSPNRPVATVQSFAGRFVTPIRGWLALAALASLLEVGAEARAAESASPSRSPRLQSLVDQAVRKTFEKFAEKNLQADQLAVTLVDLRDSTRPTQASYRGHVQIYPASVVKLFYMAAVHRWLEDGRIQETDEVRRALRDMIVDSGNEPTHYLVDLLTGTTSGPELAADELEAWLHQRNAVNRYFASLGYTNINVNRKPWCEGPYGREMQSVKLHAPNHRNWLTTDATARLLTEIATGKAISGQRSAEMMKLLARSPFAADKKTDSQARDFTGIALAPGDKLWSKAGWTSETRHDAAYVEPARGPKFALVTFTTGHATEREIIPFVAKMIIESLTATE